In Rhizobium sp. ZPR4, a genomic segment contains:
- a CDS encoding flagellin, whose product MTSIITNNSAMAALQTLQNISSNLQDTQQAVSSGLRISKASDNAAYWSIATSMKSDNSAIGAVSDALGLGAAKVDTASTAVTSAIDIVGQIKDKLATAMEGSVDKGSVQEEIGQLQQQLQSVAQSASFNGENWVMAANNGSASVVSSFIRGTNGTVSVSTSSYAFSTGATGNVLFGANSAGTIDTTSGILGTKDSTVGASVFSLDISSMTSGQISSALNMVQTALNSMTSLGSKLGSISSRIDLQTSFASSLSDSIQSGVGKLVDADMEQESSKLSALQTQQQLAIQSLSIANSSTQSILSLFR is encoded by the coding sequence ATGACCAGCATTATCACTAACAATTCCGCAATGGCCGCCCTCCAGACGCTGCAGAACATCAGCAGCAACCTGCAGGACACGCAGCAGGCTGTTTCTTCCGGCCTGCGCATCTCCAAGGCTTCCGACAACGCTGCTTACTGGTCGATCGCCACCAGCATGAAGTCCGACAACAGCGCCATCGGCGCCGTTTCTGACGCTCTCGGCCTCGGCGCTGCCAAGGTTGACACCGCATCGACGGCCGTCACCAGCGCCATCGACATCGTCGGCCAGATCAAGGACAAGCTTGCAACCGCCATGGAAGGCTCGGTTGACAAGGGTTCGGTTCAGGAAGAAATCGGCCAGCTGCAGCAGCAGCTGCAGAGCGTTGCCCAGTCGGCTTCGTTCAACGGCGAAAACTGGGTCATGGCCGCAAACAACGGTTCGGCTTCGGTTGTTTCCTCGTTCATCCGCGGCACCAACGGCACGGTTTCGGTCAGCACGAGCTCTTACGCCTTCAGCACCGGCGCAACCGGCAACGTTCTGTTCGGTGCAAACTCGGCCGGCACGATCGACACGACCTCGGGCATCCTCGGCACGAAGGACAGCACCGTTGGCGCTTCGGTATTCAGCCTCGACATCAGCAGCATGACCTCCGGCCAGATCTCCAGCGCGCTCAACATGGTTCAGACCGCTCTGAACTCCATGACCAGCCTGGGTTCGAAGCTCGGCTCCATCTCCAGCCGTATCGACCTGCAGACGAGCTTCGCTTCCTCGCTCTCCGACTCGATCCAGTCGGGCGTTGGCAAGCTGGTTGACGCCGACATGGAACAGGAATCGAGCAAGCTGTCCGCTCTGCAGACGCAGCAGCAGCTGGCCATCCAGTCCCTGTCGATCGCCAACTCGTCGACCCAGTCGATCCTGTCGCTCTTCCGTTAA
- a CDS encoding glycosyl transferase: MNTKNAFVTASSFYQKGQYTRALETLNELLNIDRSPKTYALLAKTLLKLGFRSDAASAYELAGRQKPQRDEYLREALLLHGDCGNDDQALAIGSLILPLAFKDPDLAFILSRIFLGRQQKDLLTGFKTVLVEGPELKHRQMAARLLTDDLYDESNRHIVATLFKKHPDHVIFRALYLIFAREVSDLAAVEKHMAPVTASLAQGKLEHVIPDNPFFHLHWCGDEAINKLAIHDTEPLPAGHAEARRKLPHTWGSKIRIGYLSSDFWPGHATMKLMQRVLELHDKDRFEITLFDHSEAAHQKEEAFDYSALGTTVDIRGLSNQAAAEAIRARGIDILVDLKGHTKGSRAFILNYKPAPIQVAWLGFPGTTVNIDLDYIIGDHYVLPDHSKVHFHEKFCRLPDCYQPNDPINRPKPRQTTRAEHGLPEDAFVYASFNGNRKITPEMVDIWCNILKRSKNSVLWLLCNGPRAEANIWARLEARGVNRKRVVFTTRIRYEDHIDRQQLADLGLDTFPVNGHTTTSEQLWGGLPVLTIKGTNFASRVSESLLNAIGLPELVAEDERAYEDMAVQLAGQPERIAQFKERLAANRYIKPLFDAERFTHHLEAAFEMMAVRAKQGLAPDHMDVPALPVRTEPFMEDDRNSAAIAAE; this comes from the coding sequence GTGAATACGAAAAATGCCTTTGTGACAGCGTCCAGCTTCTACCAAAAGGGGCAATATACGCGCGCACTCGAAACGCTGAACGAGCTGCTGAACATCGACAGGTCACCCAAGACCTATGCACTCCTGGCAAAGACGCTGCTGAAACTCGGCTTCCGATCGGATGCGGCGAGCGCCTACGAGCTGGCCGGCCGGCAAAAGCCGCAGCGCGACGAATATCTTCGGGAAGCTCTGCTGTTGCACGGCGATTGCGGCAACGACGATCAGGCTCTCGCGATCGGAAGCCTGATCCTGCCCCTCGCATTCAAGGACCCGGACCTTGCCTTCATCCTCAGCCGCATTTTCCTCGGCCGTCAGCAAAAGGACCTGCTGACCGGCTTCAAGACCGTGCTCGTCGAAGGACCGGAACTCAAGCATCGCCAGATGGCCGCAAGGCTGCTGACCGACGATCTCTATGACGAAAGCAACCGGCACATCGTCGCGACCCTGTTCAAGAAGCATCCCGACCATGTCATTTTCCGCGCGCTCTACCTGATCTTCGCGCGCGAGGTGTCCGATCTGGCAGCTGTCGAAAAACATATGGCCCCGGTTACGGCATCGCTTGCCCAGGGCAAGCTTGAGCACGTCATTCCCGACAATCCCTTCTTCCATCTCCACTGGTGCGGCGACGAGGCGATCAACAAGCTCGCGATCCATGACACCGAACCGCTGCCGGCAGGCCATGCAGAAGCCCGCCGCAAACTGCCGCATACATGGGGCAGCAAGATCCGCATCGGCTACCTCTCCTCCGACTTCTGGCCGGGGCATGCGACGATGAAGCTGATGCAGCGCGTCCTCGAGTTGCACGACAAGGATCGGTTCGAAATCACCCTTTTCGATCACTCGGAGGCGGCTCACCAGAAGGAGGAGGCCTTCGACTATTCGGCACTGGGGACGACAGTCGACATTCGCGGCCTTTCCAACCAGGCTGCAGCAGAAGCGATCCGCGCCCGCGGGATCGACATTCTCGTCGACCTCAAGGGACATACCAAGGGAAGCCGCGCTTTCATCCTCAACTACAAGCCCGCTCCGATCCAAGTCGCCTGGCTGGGCTTTCCCGGCACGACCGTCAATATCGACCTCGACTACATCATCGGCGACCATTACGTGCTGCCGGATCATTCGAAGGTGCATTTCCACGAAAAATTCTGCCGCCTGCCCGATTGCTACCAGCCGAACGACCCGATCAATCGTCCGAAGCCGCGGCAAACGACACGTGCGGAGCACGGGCTGCCCGAGGACGCCTTCGTCTATGCCTCCTTCAACGGCAACCGCAAGATCACGCCGGAGATGGTCGACATATGGTGTAATATCCTCAAGCGCAGCAAGAACAGCGTGCTCTGGCTACTCTGCAACGGCCCGCGGGCGGAAGCCAATATCTGGGCGCGCCTGGAAGCCCGCGGCGTCAACCGCAAGCGAGTCGTCTTTACTACCCGCATTCGCTACGAGGACCATATCGACCGCCAGCAGCTTGCCGATCTCGGCCTCGATACCTTCCCGGTCAACGGCCACACGACGACTTCGGAACAGCTGTGGGGCGGCCTGCCGGTCCTCACCATCAAGGGCACCAATTTCGCTTCGCGCGTCAGCGAAAGCCTGCTGAATGCCATCGGCCTGCCGGAACTGGTGGCCGAGGACGAGAGGGCTTATGAGGACATGGCGGTGCAGCTCGCCGGCCAGCCGGAGCGGATCGCCCAGTTCAAGGAAAGGCTGGCGGCCAATCGCTACATCAAGCCGCTCTTCGATGCAGAGCGCTTCACGCACCACCTGGAGGCGGCCTTCGAGATGATGGCGGTGCGAGCCAAGCAGGGTCTCGCTCCCGATCACATGGACGTGCCGGCGCTACCAGTGCGCACGGAACCGTTCATGGAAGACGACCGGAACTCCGCAGCAATCGCGGCCGAGTAA
- a CDS encoding flagellar hook-basal body complex protein FliE has protein sequence MIDSVKNVASLSATRGLSSIATDLTSAASSAMNASPAVAAGADAGMSFASVMSNVAKDSINSLKDAENASFAGIKGTMSTREVVDKVMQADQTLQTAIALRDKVVSAFLDITKMQI, from the coding sequence ATGATCGACTCGGTTAAGAATGTAGCCTCCCTCTCGGCGACGCGCGGCCTTAGCAGCATCGCCACGGATCTGACCTCCGCCGCTTCCAGCGCAATGAACGCCTCGCCGGCCGTCGCTGCTGGAGCGGATGCCGGAATGAGCTTCGCGTCGGTCATGTCGAATGTCGCGAAGGATTCCATCAACTCGCTGAAGGACGCTGAAAACGCCTCCTTTGCCGGCATCAAGGGCACGATGAGCACCCGCGAAGTCGTCGACAAGGTCATGCAGGCCGATCAGACCCTGCAGACCGCGATCGCACTGCGCGACAAGGTGGTCTCGGCGTTCCTCGATATTACGAAGATGCAGATCTAG
- the flgG gene encoding flagellar basal-body rod protein FlgG, whose protein sequence is MRALAIAATGMDAQQTNLEVIANNIANINTTGYKRSRAEFSDLLYQTERAKGIANRPNQAVVPEGANIGLGVQTVAVRNIQVQGELSQTQNELDVALVGRGWFQIQMPDGTTAYTRAGSFNKSDTGQIVTPDGNVLEPGITIPNNASSLAISQSGQVTAIIGTATTPTVLGQLQIANFVNEAGLQPMGSNLFTQTPASGDPVVSDPNQNGFAYLKQNYLESSNVDPVKEITDLITAQRAYEMNSKVITTADEMAQIVSKNLK, encoded by the coding sequence ATGAGAGCGCTCGCAATTGCCGCGACGGGCATGGACGCCCAGCAGACCAATCTCGAAGTGATCGCGAACAACATCGCGAACATCAATACGACGGGTTACAAGCGCTCGCGCGCCGAGTTCTCCGACCTTCTCTACCAGACCGAGCGCGCCAAGGGCATTGCCAACAGGCCGAACCAGGCAGTCGTGCCGGAAGGCGCCAATATCGGCCTCGGCGTGCAGACCGTGGCCGTGCGCAACATTCAGGTTCAGGGCGAACTGTCGCAAACCCAGAACGAGCTCGATGTAGCCCTCGTCGGTCGCGGCTGGTTCCAGATCCAGATGCCCGACGGCACGACCGCATACACGCGCGCCGGCTCCTTCAACAAGAGCGACACCGGCCAGATCGTCACGCCCGATGGCAACGTGTTGGAGCCGGGTATCACGATCCCGAACAATGCGAGCAGCCTCGCCATCAGCCAGTCCGGCCAGGTGACGGCGATCATCGGCACAGCGACAACGCCGACGGTACTCGGCCAGCTGCAGATCGCCAATTTCGTCAATGAAGCCGGCTTGCAGCCGATGGGCAGCAACCTCTTCACGCAGACGCCGGCGTCGGGCGATCCCGTCGTCTCCGATCCGAACCAGAACGGCTTCGCCTATCTGAAGCAGAACTATCTGGAATCGTCGAATGTCGATCCGGTCAAGGAAATCACCGATCTGATCACCGCGCAGCGCGCCTACGAGATGAATTCGAAGGTCATCACGACGGCCGACGAAATGGCGCAGATCGTCAGCAAGAACCTGAAGTAG
- a CDS encoding flagellin: MTSILTNNAAMAALQTLRNIGSNLQETQSAVSSGLRISKASDNAAYWSIATSMKSDNSAIGAVSDALGLGAAKVDTATTAVTSAIDIVGQIKDKLATAMEPSVDKKSVQEEISQLQQQLQSVAQSASFNGENWVMAKSGDSASVVSSFIRGTNGTVSVSSTAYAFDTGATGNVLFGANAAGTIDTSSGILGTQDSTVGASVFSLDISSMTGGQISSALNMVQTALNSMTSLGSKLGSVSSRIDLQTTFASSLSDSIQSGVGKLVDANMEEESSKLSALQTQQQLAVQSLSIANSSTQQILTLFR, translated from the coding sequence ATGACGAGCATTCTTACCAACAACGCCGCAATGGCTGCTCTCCAGACGCTGCGCAACATCGGCTCGAACCTGCAGGAGACGCAGAGCGCCGTTTCTTCCGGCCTGCGCATCTCCAAGGCTTCCGACAACGCCGCTTACTGGTCGATCGCCACCAGCATGAAGTCCGACAACAGCGCCATCGGCGCCGTTTCTGACGCTCTCGGCCTCGGCGCTGCCAAGGTTGACACCGCGACCACCGCCGTCACCAGCGCCATCGACATCGTCGGCCAGATCAAGGACAAGCTTGCAACCGCGATGGAACCGTCGGTCGACAAGAAGTCCGTTCAGGAAGAAATCTCCCAGCTCCAGCAGCAGCTGCAGAGCGTTGCTCAGTCGGCTTCGTTCAACGGCGAAAACTGGGTCATGGCCAAGAGCGGCGATTCCGCTTCGGTTGTATCCTCCTTCATCCGCGGCACCAACGGCACTGTTTCGGTTAGCTCCACCGCCTACGCCTTCGACACCGGCGCAACCGGCAACGTTCTGTTCGGCGCCAATGCAGCCGGCACGATCGACACGTCTTCGGGCATCCTCGGCACGCAGGACAGCACCGTCGGCGCTTCGGTATTCAGCCTCGACATCAGCAGCATGACGGGTGGCCAGATCTCCAGCGCGCTCAACATGGTTCAGACCGCCCTGAACTCCATGACCAGCCTGGGTTCGAAGCTTGGTTCGGTCTCCAGCCGTATCGACCTGCAGACGACCTTCGCTTCCTCGCTCTCCGACTCGATCCAGTCGGGCGTTGGCAAGCTGGTTGACGCCAACATGGAAGAAGAATCGAGCAAGCTGTCTGCTCTGCAGACGCAGCAGCAGCTGGCCGTCCAGTCCCTGTCGATCGCCAACTCGTCGACCCAGCAGATCCTGACGCTCTTCCGTTAA
- the flgH gene encoding flagellar basal body L-ring protein FlgH, protein MNQRLTAACAIVVFLAGCQSQALKEIGRAPAMSPIGSGLQYAQTPQMSQYPKRPHQVAQGYSLWNDSQAALFKDARALNVGDILTVTIKIDDKANWDNETNRNRTNKSDMNWNITAKIFGWQPSTNADATSGSDTSTDAKGKMQRSEQINLLVAAVVTGILENGNLMISGSQEVRMNQEIRILNVAGIVRPQDVTSENTISYDKIAEARISYGGRGRLTEIQQPPRGQQAVDLLSPL, encoded by the coding sequence ATGAACCAGCGTCTTACGGCCGCCTGCGCAATCGTCGTCTTCCTCGCCGGTTGCCAGTCGCAGGCCCTCAAGGAAATCGGCAGGGCGCCTGCCATGAGTCCGATCGGCAGCGGCCTGCAATATGCGCAGACGCCGCAGATGTCGCAATATCCGAAGCGGCCGCATCAGGTCGCGCAGGGCTATTCGCTCTGGAATGATTCGCAGGCCGCCCTTTTCAAGGACGCGCGCGCGCTCAATGTCGGCGACATCCTGACGGTGACGATCAAGATCGACGATAAGGCGAATTGGGACAACGAGACCAATCGCAATCGCACGAACAAGAGCGATATGAACTGGAACATTACCGCCAAGATTTTCGGCTGGCAGCCCAGCACCAATGCCGATGCGACTTCGGGCTCCGACACCAGCACCGACGCCAAGGGTAAGATGCAGCGCTCCGAGCAGATCAATCTTCTGGTCGCAGCTGTCGTGACCGGCATTCTCGAAAACGGCAACCTGATGATCAGCGGCTCGCAGGAAGTGCGCATGAACCAGGAAATCCGTATTCTCAACGTCGCCGGCATCGTCCGGCCACAGGACGTGACCTCGGAGAATACCATCTCCTACGACAAGATCGCCGAGGCACGCATCTCCTATGGCGGCCGTGGTCGTCTGACGGAAATACAGCAGCCTCCGAGGGGACAGCAGGCCGTAGACCTGCTCTCGCCGCTCTGA
- the fliP gene encoding flagellar type III secretion system pore protein FliP (The bacterial flagellar biogenesis protein FliP forms a type III secretion system (T3SS)-type pore required for flagellar assembly.), with amino-acid sequence MSRLALALSILVIVAFSPELAMAQQLSQQLPTDLLNAPVNGSVAAWIIRTFGLLTILSIAPGILIMVTSFPRFIIAFSILRTGMGLSTTPSNMILLSLALFMTFYVMSPTFDQAWKDGVQPLLANQISEADAVQRIAEPFRTFMSNNTRDKDLKLFVDLAQERGQTTVVDNKIDYRVLIPAFMISEIRRGFEIGFLVVLPFLVIDLIVSTIVMAMGMMMLPPTSISLPFKILFFVLIDGWNLLVGSLVRSFH; translated from the coding sequence ATGAGTCGATTAGCACTTGCCCTATCTATATTAGTGATTGTTGCATTCTCGCCTGAACTGGCGATGGCGCAGCAATTGTCGCAACAGCTTCCGACCGATCTTCTGAACGCGCCGGTCAACGGCTCTGTTGCCGCCTGGATCATCCGCACATTCGGGCTGTTGACGATCCTGTCGATCGCGCCAGGCATCCTGATCATGGTGACGAGCTTTCCGCGCTTCATCATCGCCTTTTCGATCCTGCGCACCGGCATGGGCCTTTCGACGACGCCGTCGAACATGATCCTGCTCAGCCTTGCTTTGTTCATGACTTTCTATGTCATGTCGCCGACCTTCGATCAGGCCTGGAAGGATGGCGTGCAGCCGCTGCTTGCCAATCAGATTTCGGAAGCCGATGCGGTGCAGCGCATCGCTGAGCCGTTCCGTACCTTCATGTCCAACAACACGCGCGACAAGGATCTGAAGCTTTTCGTCGATCTGGCGCAGGAGCGTGGCCAGACGACCGTTGTCGACAACAAGATCGACTATCGTGTCCTGATCCCGGCTTTCATGATCTCGGAGATCCGCCGCGGCTTCGAAATCGGCTTCCTTGTGGTACTGCCGTTTCTCGTCATCGACCTGATCGTGTCGACCATCGTCATGGCGATGGGCATGATGATGCTGCCGCCGACTTCGATCTCACTGCCGTTCAAGATTCTCTTTTTCGTGCTGATCGACGGCTGGAACCTTTTGGTCGGCAGCCTGGTCCGCTCTTTCCACTGA
- the flgA gene encoding flagellar basal body P-ring formation chaperone FlgA, whose product MRFRRMKSLAMAWFAAASLSVVFASAAPAGAQSTDGASLGTAVVPTETIYPGDIISSGQLEEVEVTNPNLTGDYAKRLRDVTGLVSKRTLLPGRTISISALRQPYAVTRGSNVRLVMSMGSMTITAAGTPLDDGAVGDNVRARNMDSGIIVNGTVLQNGTIRVVAK is encoded by the coding sequence ATGAGGTTTCGCCGGATGAAAAGCTTGGCAATGGCATGGTTCGCCGCAGCGAGCCTCTCCGTCGTATTCGCGTCGGCTGCGCCCGCCGGTGCGCAGAGTACCGATGGAGCAAGTCTCGGAACCGCCGTGGTGCCGACCGAGACGATCTATCCGGGCGATATCATCAGCAGCGGCCAACTCGAGGAGGTCGAGGTCACCAACCCCAACCTGACCGGCGACTATGCCAAGCGGCTTCGCGATGTCACCGGCCTTGTGTCGAAGCGCACACTTCTTCCCGGCCGCACGATCTCGATCTCGGCATTGCGCCAGCCCTATGCGGTGACGCGCGGCTCCAACGTCCGTCTGGTGATGAGCATGGGCAGCATGACGATCACGGCGGCGGGCACGCCGCTGGATGATGGCGCCGTCGGCGACAACGTCCGTGCCCGTAATATGGACTCCGGCATCATCGTCAACGGCACGGTCCTGCAAAACGGTACGATCCGCGTGGTTGCGAAATGA
- a CDS encoding flagellar basal body P-ring protein FlgI, whose amino-acid sequence MKRLRQFLAVLFALPSLIIADPAAAMQSRIKDIASLQSGRDNQLIGYGLIVGLQGTGDGLRSSPFTEQSMRAMLQNLGISTQGGQSAAKNTAAVMVTANLPPFASPGSRIDVTVSSLGDATSLRGGTLIMTSLSGADGQIYAVAQGSVIVSGFQAQGAAATVTEGVTTAGRVPGGAIIERELPSRFKDSVNLVLQLRNPDFSTSIRIADTVNTWATSRYGAPIAEAKDSQEVTIAKPKMADLTRLMADIENLNVQTDTPAKVVINERTGTIVIGADVRVSPVAVSYGTLTVQVSENPQVIQPEPFSDGQTAIQDQTDITATKSGGRVAVLEGPDLKTLVSGLNNIGVKPDGIIAILQGIKSAGALQAELVLQ is encoded by the coding sequence ATGAAACGGCTTCGTCAATTTCTAGCAGTTCTCTTCGCATTGCCGAGCCTGATCATCGCGGATCCGGCTGCGGCAATGCAATCGCGCATCAAGGACATCGCGTCGCTGCAATCGGGTCGCGACAACCAGCTGATCGGCTATGGTCTGATCGTCGGTCTCCAGGGGACCGGCGACGGTCTGCGTTCTTCGCCATTCACCGAGCAATCCATGCGCGCGATGCTGCAGAATCTCGGCATCTCGACGCAGGGCGGTCAATCCGCCGCCAAGAATACGGCCGCAGTCATGGTGACGGCGAACCTGCCACCTTTTGCAAGTCCAGGCAGCCGCATCGACGTGACGGTCAGCTCGCTCGGCGATGCGACGTCGCTGCGCGGCGGCACGCTGATCATGACCTCGCTGAGCGGCGCCGACGGCCAGATCTATGCCGTGGCGCAAGGCTCCGTCATCGTATCCGGCTTCCAGGCGCAGGGGGCTGCCGCGACGGTGACCGAAGGTGTGACGACGGCCGGCCGCGTGCCCGGTGGCGCCATCATCGAGCGCGAATTGCCGTCGCGTTTCAAGGATTCCGTCAATCTGGTCCTGCAACTGCGCAATCCGGACTTTTCCACCTCCATCCGCATCGCCGACACGGTCAATACCTGGGCGACCTCGCGTTACGGCGCGCCGATCGCAGAAGCAAAGGATTCGCAGGAGGTGACGATCGCCAAGCCGAAGATGGCGGATCTGACGCGGCTGATGGCCGACATCGAAAATCTCAACGTCCAGACAGATACGCCGGCCAAGGTCGTCATTAACGAGCGCACCGGAACGATCGTCATCGGCGCCGATGTCCGCGTCTCGCCGGTCGCCGTCAGCTACGGAACGCTGACCGTGCAGGTCAGCGAGAATCCGCAGGTGATCCAGCCCGAACCCTTCTCGGATGGCCAGACGGCGATCCAGGACCAGACCGATATCACCGCCACCAAGAGCGGCGGCCGCGTGGCGGTGCTGGAAGGACCTGATCTGAAGACGTTGGTCTCGGGTCTCAACAATATCGGCGTCAAGCCGGACGGCATCATCGCCATCCTGCAAGGCATCAAGTCGGCCGGCGCCCTGCAAGCGGAGCTCGTATTGCAATGA
- a CDS encoding flagellar basal body-associated FliL family protein has protein sequence MAVAADEPAKGKGSPLIMMIVGLLVLTVLGGGGGWVLGTMVAPRIKQATAAVQATAKAGGDSKQAAATAQANGIIPLDPITTNLAYPSQSWIRLELALVFKGQPDPQLAQAIHQDILAYIRTVSLQQIEGARGLQYLRDDIQERVDLRSEGRVSKVMFRTFVIE, from the coding sequence ATGGCAGTAGCCGCAGACGAACCGGCAAAGGGCAAGGGATCGCCGCTGATCATGATGATCGTCGGCCTGCTGGTGCTGACCGTGCTCGGCGGCGGTGGCGGCTGGGTGCTGGGAACCATGGTGGCGCCGCGGATCAAGCAGGCCACCGCTGCGGTCCAGGCGACTGCAAAGGCCGGCGGTGACAGCAAGCAGGCTGCGGCGACCGCCCAGGCGAACGGAATCATACCGCTCGATCCGATCACCACCAATCTCGCCTATCCATCGCAGAGCTGGATCAGGCTGGAGCTTGCGCTGGTTTTCAAGGGGCAGCCGGACCCTCAGCTCGCCCAGGCGATCCATCAGGATATCCTTGCCTACATACGCACGGTTTCCTTGCAGCAGATCGAAGGTGCACGCGGCCTGCAATATCTTCGGGATGACATTCAGGAGCGTGTTGACCTGCGCTCGGAAGGACGAGTATCGAAAGTTATGTTCAGAACTTTCGTGATCGAATGA
- a CDS encoding tetratricopeptide repeat-containing protein, producing MLMTKAPTIDPALPNTLDASRILGMQRIVSLVYAGRDVTPLWNELMQRVTADSTDAAAFMDLAIILQTLGRTEEARQILKNAVQLRRDFRVVHGNGTGPRLLAFVTEGDFMANTPLDFLLAGSDCVLWLRYVDLQTSALVGLPDHDVAFMAIGESTENAPLLAHMQGLLAGFDGLVMNRNPELIARLTRDGVSGMLAGEPSILSPTTHRVSRDDLAAVGAGAKQLQDCAPGLTFPLVVRPLSTHAGNGMERISDPAELAAFLATQPAPELYVAPFIDFRGADGYYNKQRVVFIDGKAFASHMALSDHWIVHYLSAGMGQSAEKRAVEQAWMEDFDRDFAVRHKESFAALCRHIKLDYFGIDCAELPDGRLLVFELDVAMVVHNMDDPIVYPYKQVAMRKLFDGFVDAVRRKADVAL from the coding sequence ATGCTGATGACCAAAGCCCCAACCATCGATCCAGCGCTCCCCAATACACTGGACGCTTCGCGAATTCTCGGCATGCAGAGAATCGTCTCGCTCGTCTATGCCGGCCGCGACGTGACGCCGCTATGGAACGAGCTCATGCAACGCGTGACGGCGGATTCGACCGATGCAGCCGCATTCATGGACCTGGCGATCATCCTGCAAACACTCGGCCGCACCGAAGAGGCACGCCAGATCCTGAAGAACGCCGTGCAGCTGCGGCGTGACTTCCGCGTGGTCCACGGCAACGGAACCGGACCGCGCCTTTTGGCCTTCGTCACCGAGGGTGATTTCATGGCCAATACGCCGCTAGATTTTCTGCTGGCGGGCAGCGATTGCGTGCTATGGCTGCGCTATGTCGACCTGCAAACCTCCGCACTCGTCGGTCTGCCGGATCATGACGTCGCCTTCATGGCGATCGGAGAGTCGACCGAAAACGCTCCGCTGCTCGCTCACATGCAGGGGCTGCTTGCCGGGTTCGACGGTCTGGTGATGAACCGCAATCCGGAACTGATCGCGAGGCTGACGCGCGACGGGGTGAGCGGAATGCTGGCGGGCGAACCGTCGATCCTCTCGCCCACCACCCATCGCGTATCGCGCGACGATCTCGCAGCCGTCGGCGCTGGCGCCAAGCAGCTGCAAGACTGCGCCCCGGGCCTTACCTTCCCGCTGGTCGTGCGCCCGCTCAGCACACATGCCGGTAATGGAATGGAGCGCATCTCCGATCCGGCCGAACTGGCAGCCTTTCTCGCGACACAGCCGGCACCAGAGCTATACGTGGCACCCTTCATCGATTTCCGTGGGGCGGACGGCTACTACAACAAGCAGCGCGTCGTATTCATCGACGGCAAGGCCTTTGCCAGCCATATGGCGCTCTCTGATCACTGGATCGTGCACTATCTGAGCGCCGGCATGGGCCAGAGTGCGGAAAAGCGGGCGGTCGAGCAAGCGTGGATGGAGGATTTCGATCGCGACTTCGCCGTTCGCCACAAAGAGAGTTTTGCAGCGCTCTGCCGTCATATCAAGCTCGACTATTTCGGCATCGACTGCGCGGAACTTCCTGACGGTCGCCTGCTGGTATTCGAGCTCGATGTGGCAATGGTGGTCCACAATATGGATGACCCCATTGTCTATCCCTACAAGCAGGTTGCCATGCGCAAGCTGTTCGATGGCTTCGTCGATGCTGTCAGGCGAAAGGCTGATGTTGCGCTTTAG
- a CDS encoding MotE family protein: protein MILTAIARSALIACSLATSALFLSLGTALAQEAPKPVTDPASSQDEIRQFCTNIADPARDQRYLLQKQELEKLQADVDQRIATMEKRKAEYEDWLKRRDDFLKTADLGLVDIYKNMKPDAAAASLNDVRTVIAAAIIMKLSARQSSLILAEMDAKKAAVITNIIASASDPNTSKSKDPS, encoded by the coding sequence ATGATATTGACCGCCATTGCCAGAAGTGCGCTGATTGCCTGCAGTCTTGCAACAAGCGCCTTGTTCTTGTCACTTGGTACGGCTTTGGCGCAGGAGGCGCCGAAGCCGGTTACCGATCCCGCCTCCAGCCAGGATGAGATCCGGCAGTTTTGCACCAACATTGCCGATCCGGCCCGCGATCAACGCTATCTGCTTCAGAAGCAGGAGCTGGAAAAACTCCAGGCGGATGTCGATCAGCGCATCGCTACCATGGAGAAGCGCAAGGCCGAATATGAGGATTGGCTGAAACGCCGCGACGACTTCCTCAAGACGGCCGATCTCGGCCTGGTCGATATCTACAAGAACATGAAGCCGGATGCCGCTGCCGCCAGTCTCAACGACGTGAGGACGGTCATCGCAGCGGCCATCATCATGAAGCTTTCTGCGCGCCAGTCGAGCCTGATCCTCGCGGAAATGGATGCGAAGAAGGCGGCCGTCATCACCAATATCATCGCCAGCGCATCCGACCCGAATACATCGAAGTCGAAGGATCCCTCATGA